The genomic interval AGCAAAGTTCATCAGCCTCAATCCCCTTAATTATCGGCAAGACTAATATACATTCTGCACAGTCTCATATAGTGTGATATTAAAATCAGACAATGTATACTATCAATGAGCTCACTGTTGCCGGCTCAGCATTTTCTGGGATTCCTTCACGCTTATCCCATGCTCTCCTAATAATCTGAAGCGTTGTACTCCTCTCAGACGCCAATTCTGCTCGTACTTGTAGCTACAGATCCCTTTAGCGGTCAAGCCTCCTCAGGAGTCGCAACTCCTCCAGGTGATGTAACTCCCAGCCTCTGCAGTTGCTACACCAAGGTaaccacagaagaaaaagggcaATACTGAGTGGATTCAGGTTAAAATAAGTAACCCCCCGCTTTTTTATTATACTTACAAAAAATATTACttgtaaaaaaatgtatagtaAACCACAGATGATAACTGACCAGTTTCGCCATTACAGCTTCATCAAGATTCATCCATCTTTCAGTGATCTCCATTTCAAAAAGGCAAAGCTCCGACTCCATTCAAGGTTAACCAATAAAATACTGCTTTGTTAAAAAGCATAACTTCAAAGTAATGCAAATTATCTTTAGATAAAACAATTTAGATCTAGTTCAATATTCATACCTTTTAGGAACATTGTATCTCACAAATAAATTCTATTTCCTTTTGAGACAGTGCCTTGAAAGGAAATGGAAGTTGATGCACCCCATTTAGGTGTATGCATACATTTCTGCAACGAATCTtccatgtgtgaacataaccgTAGTCCAAACTTAGACAGGAAGTGCCAAGACTTTTGTTTTCTATTATATAATTTTATACTTTTATCATGCTTCTAATATGTTCGTTTCTATATTTGCCAGATAATATCAGGTCCTAGTTAGGGTATTTTTAACCACCTAcaattaatagaaaaataatataaaacaatGGAAGAAACAATGAATGACTCTTTGGAAAATAAGTATTTGGTGGCAAGAACAATTTATTCAGAGGATTCCTTCACTGCTGACCATGAAATAGTGGAAAGACATCACACAACAGCGTTGGATCTTCTAAAAAGGACTTGTAGGTAAGAAGTGGATTTTATGAGAGTATTTAAATCTATTTTTTACAAATTGAATAAGATGTAGCCTAGGCTATGAGCATAAATAGGGCAAACCtcgattaatacatttttattctcATGTGTGATCATACTCATATTTGTTACTTGTAGCTGGACATTTTCCATCAGAACACTCATTGGAGAGAAAAATAGTTAAAAGGGCAATTGTGGAAGTTTTGAAATCCTGTAGTGTCCAGTTCAGAACAAACAGTTATTCCAGAAGGTCATAAGTTAGTGTAGAGGTCAACGAATCCCTCTCGGCCAATCAGTAGAGTGGGATGTGCCATTGTACATGGAGCCCGAGCTATTGCAGCCACTTTCTTAGTGTTATTAAATGATTTAATAATCTAAGAGATCTATCTCCCTGAAAGTTTCCCCTTCATCATTTTATAGTTGTAACCTCTTTTTCATGAACTACAGCATTGAAGAGAGTTGTTTTCAGTAAAATGGAGATGTATTCATAGAGTATAGCAAAAATGAACCAGTGTTTTAGCAAACTCATTATGACTCAGAGGATATAAAGTGGAGAAATACTATTAGTAAAAACCTACAGAGACTCCTACAATTAGTCAATAATAAATGTTCAAGCAACAAGTAATTGATAGATAACGGTATAGAGCTACTCATTCTTTTTCACTTGAAGCATGAACATATTAACCTTTGGAATTCTTCACTCTGCAAACATGTGGAGACCAGCCTAGTTATTACCAGTGATAACTATTGTGACCTTCTACCTCCTACATGTATAAACCAATATGTAGCGTTCCTTTTTTATATGCAAATatgttaacaaatatttttttgtcaCTCTGTTGTTTGAGTTCATTTTCCgttatttttctgcattttattaCTTCTCCAAACAAAGGGGATCTCTAAAGTTTATTTTACACATCAgtattttagtcagtattttgcGTCACtacttgtaagccaaaaccaggagtgtgtCCATAACACAGCAGAGATACAaaactttccattatactttttctctatgTAGAATCCACTCTTTGTTATGGCTTCCAAATGCTGAAGcagaatactgaccaaaatactgccatgtgaaagagacTTAAGAGATGTTCATCTCCCTTTCATACAACATATCTGTCATATACAATCTAGAAATAAATCCATACTATGGGGGTCATATTCACAGAATAGCTTTTGGTCTCATAGTCTGATACCAGACTTGTGAATTCTACCATTCATCTATTTAGAAAATCCTGGGAACTCACTGCTGTAGTATACATAGACATTATACTCTGTAGTCTTTATCATTTATGGATAAAGTAGCTGTATTGTTTCAGAACGCACGCAAACTAAACTAGACCCTGTCCTGCTGGGTTAAAGGCTAATTAGACAAATAACTTTCTCTATGAGTAACTACATGCGTAATATGTTACCTCTATACAGATAAATGATCATGCGTTTCTTGTTTACATTTGCAAAGGAAAAAGATATCTGCACTGGCAGGGTAATGGGTTTGAGAAATTGTTTTTGTACAAATCAACTGGTTTCGACCAATCGGTTCAAAAGAGGCCTCGATAAAAATGTGTAGCATGTAATATTTGTTACAGATTACCTAGGGAAATTAAGTGAATGTTAGCCATTCTATTGAGAAGGTAAAATCGGTGTCAAAATCCACACATAAATATTTCCATTAATGTTTTGTTCAATTCCAATACAGAATAGTAATATCATGTGACATGATTGTCTTTGAATTAGGTTAGATGGTGGGTGATAGGTGTTTAGATACTAGTATTTCTAACCATTCTTGACTTTATTTGCCTGGGTGGTGAGCCTGGTTCACAGTTTATTACAACAGTTATCTGCTGAATAACATCTTGTCACATGCAGTTTGTTGGTCCTTTTAATGAAATACTTATAACTAGATCACCATATTGTATTCCATTATGGTCAAAAAAAgtattagaaagtacaactccaAGCCTTATGTGAATGCCAAACTAGTCCAGTGAGGAATGGAAAATAACCATTTGGTCTAATGAGTGGGGCATTATACACACATCGGAATACCAATATGACCAAAACATAACAATTGAGAACAAGTTTTAAAGCTATTAATCGGCCCAACCAGAGGTCAAATTGTTCTTTGATAGGATCACACATACATACTCTGTAGAATTAGGCAAGGGAAATTAAGGGTTCAGTCGGGGGTCATGACAGTTATCAAGAGAATATATGGGTGATAGACCTATTAGTCATGTCCCCAGGTTACTGAAGGTGAAGGACCACTTCAGTCTGGGTGTCCATTATTCTTTACAGTTCTGTAATATTTGGCCCCATCAGGTCATGATGCGAAGGCTCATGTTCGCGGATATTTGCCACTGCTGTTGTGTCGAGAATGTTGCTGCGGAGATCTTGATCGGGGATGATCTAGAGCTTCCTTTAGAGAAAACTGTCGTCCGGCCGTCTGGAGACTCGGAATAGTGCTGGGTATTGTAGCTGGAAACATTGTTTGCCATGATAAAGGGCAGAACAGTCTTCACTGAAGGTTCTCCATTTCTTTGCTACCTCAGCACAAAAATCTTCAAAGAGAAGCATTTTTGCCCCTCAGCACTTCAAAGATTGAGTTGTTATAAACAGAGCAACTTTGTCATTGAAATCCAGTGACTTCATGATAACTTACCATTGTCTCTTTTGGCAAGATGACTGCTAGTACGATGAGCCCTTTCTACAATAGAAATCCTGGCCCAACGCCTCTAGTAGATCCCGTTCACAGAGGCGCTGTAGCTCTGTCACCTTAATACATGCTGGAACACCCATTCTTTTAATATTCTAGCAGTAGCAAATCCGATTGAGTCCCATTCTAAGGGAAAGGAGATCGTCATCCTTTTGTGAAAATTCTGAGGTTGGGCAAGGAGATTTAGCTGGTGTCATGTTAGACAGGCAATGGTTTCCTCAATGGGTACGGCACGGTTTGTTACTTGTTTGGCTGCTCCAGAGCAGATAACGGTCCATAGACCAGCCAGTCTAGATAAACTAGCACTCTCTTGTTGTTAGGACCTTCGAGGTAATTGACCTGGTAAGATGCACTCTAAGAAACCAGCCCTTCAGATGTACATGCAGGCCATACTGAGTGTAAAAAAAGTCTGGAGAGATGGCCACCTGCTACTGCTTTGACAAGGCCACTCTATATTAATATACATAGTCCGCTTCACCAGAGGTGAGGGCCCCTCCGATTTCACCAGCTCCCGCCACGTTCTTCCCCAGCAAAGCTAAGAAGGTGTTACCCCCGGGAACTTGAGCGACACCCAAGATAGGCCACAGCGTCGTGACCTCTCCCTCCCAGTAGTAATCCTGTCCAGCGGTATGGTCTAAGTGAAAGGTATGCCACGGGTGGGCCTTAATATACGCCGTTTTTAAACTGTCTTGGTCCACAAATGCGGGATATGCAGGGCACACAGCATGTAGTGCGAtactgctgtaaatgacaggaacTGGAAGTCCATGTAGAAtatttttaacatattttttttgtttgtctatATGATATTTTTGGTTACATCTTCTTTGGTCTGTGTTTAATTGCAGTTGTTCctcaaaaaaagcaaaaagaatTGCGTTATCTTTTTTCCCTATTATTTCATGGCTTCCTACCTATCGATTTAAGGAATGGATTCTCAGTGATATAATTTCTGGAGTTACTACGGGACTTGTGGCTGTGCTGCAAGGTGAGTTTACCAGTGTAAATATGAATATCACACAAAGAAAGAATCATTACAAAGACATGCTTAGATACATATTTTCTAGTCACATGTATACTAGTGAGCAGAGCATCACAATCATTGATTGTCACTTTGTTTCCTGAAAAATCCCCTTTTAGACTGAACATGCACACTGGATGGGTGAATTTGGcttattcacttgaatatatACATTCTGGAACTCTTAATACATTCTGGAATCCCCACCattcttagggcccattcacaagaacgtgaatctcgtccgtgtgctgtgcgttgaaacaatgcactggacacggccccattgatttcaatgggactattcacacatgcatgagttttcacgcagcaacAGCACGTTACGTGAAATGCAACGTTCACTGACATatttacgtgcgttttttacacgcgtaaatctgtcacgctcatgtgaatgtagccttaaattGTTTTGGCAGGAGTGATTTTCCATATTGTCCTAGGTCGGGCAGGGAGATTTCACTGGTGTCATGTTAGACAAGCAATAGTTTCCTCAACGGGTATGGCACTGATTATTACTTTTCTGGCCGCTCCAGAGCAAATAACGGTCCATAGACCAGCCAGTCTAGATAAACTAGCGCTCTCTTCTTGTTAGGTTGTTAGGACCTTCGAGCTAATAGACCTGGCATACAAATCAATAGTATCCTATAAAGTTTTATGACACACAAGGGTTTCGCTTCTGTGCAAATTAGTTTATACCTATTGCAACATTTCAGCTGAACacatgagcctttctcaagcagctcCTGTGAAGAGATGAAAGGTCGCAATGTGTGAGTTCTCCCTTCATCTCTTTCCTGCTGTTTGAGTTTTGGGACTTTGGATCCAGTCTCTATGAGGCATGCaccaagaatataatactattaCTATGGTGCTGCTGTTCTCCTTTCTTTAGTTTATACCCAGGTGTTAAGACGCAAGAAATCTTTATAATACATCAATAAATATGCACTGGGTGGCCACCCTACATATATGGACAACATACATATAACCAAAGGTAGCAATGAGGGTATCACCTTCCTATTGACAAGTTGTTTGAACTAGTATGTAGGGGGCACAAGTGAAATAATGTAAGAGAATTTTATTTGTCAATGCAgcaaaaagttaaacaaaaatttttttttttgggggggggggggggggaatatttatggcctatcctacaGATGTGCAATCAACGTGAAAAGGTGTGAAAAAGGTCAATTTACACGGGTCAATGAACAAGCGTGTTCGTAAGGATGCTTGTTCACAAtaactgcactgtgtaaacaggccAGCGATTGGCCGCCGAACAAGCAAACGCTAATTCGTCGCCTGATTTAATCTTTTATGCTGCCCTGCAAAGCATCGTTGTCCATATGTAAaaaggggatgtgctgccaataTTATATAAATTGTATGTGGATCAAACGATAATATTAATGATCGTTCGCCCCTATACGGTTTACATTGGCATGTGTAAAGGGCCTTTAAATGTGTGCCAATCGACCTGTAATGATTGGTGCTTGTTATAGACACATATCTGCCCACGTAAACCCACCTTAATAGTTGGGGTTTTATCCCCAAGTCCCAAACTGATCAGCCACATGTATGATGAGCTGCTTTGCTTTACTTAAATAGGCCACagcgctgtaatgacggggtagggagacggacaagtgagccctaatacacccgcaacccagtccctgcctacttggacggcctgtcctaggcgacggcgtacaactgggcgacggtccctacactcaatatgtgcacgacagacaacacaagacagggtacacagaagagagggaagtggggcagttgcccacggcaacaccgtgagcaacaggagtagtgaacgagccgagtcaaaccaggagagtacgtggtaacaaaagcagagcagaagaatagtagtcaatcaagccagggtcaatatggagcaggtcaaatgtaagtagcaggaacagcagagccaggaaccagagagaatcacaggcaaagtaaacgcagcaaatgaaggtatacatagaccaagggcgggagctagaaccatctggccaggctgtgataggttctcccactcctgagcctaccagcctgagtggtagcagatcgagtcactctaccagacctaggcacagatgcagactgattaaccacgggcgtcgacacagaagctgtgtcaggcaaatctttTACAAGCGCTCAGTGGAGTACCACAGCCCCTTCATACTGCTGGTAGGTTGGGTGCCAGGGGTTGGCCTCCTATTAGTCACACGTTGATGAAAATGCATTTGAAGCATTTCAGGGCTTTACAAAAAtaattgctttaaaaaaataaaaatagatttttgtGGAGTGGAAGACTGAAAATTTAtaattacactttatattttaggTCTAGCATATGCTCTACTTGCCAATGTGTCTCCTGGCTATGGATTATATACATCCTTCTTCCCAGTTGTGGTGTATTTTTTCTTAGGGACATCAAAACATATATCAGCTGGTAAGTTGTAGCTGTTAAATAATTTTAATGAAAAATTCTAGAGGCTTGGGACTTCTATTTTTAAAATATGCAGATATTTTTTGTAGGTCCTTTCCCTATTGTAAGCCTGATGGTTGGCTCAGTGGTAGCTAGTCTTGTTCCCGATGACACCATGAGCAACGGAAATTCTACTATTACTAATACCACTGCTGAAAATTTGTTAAATGACCAACGAATAATCGTGGCAGCGTCACTGACATTTTTAGTTGGAATTATACAGGTCTGTATAATTCAtagaaatgtattattttattaagTAATCATATACATGTGTTTGTTTTTGTGCTACAATGCCTTCCCCAATGTTAGTTTTAAAAATGAGATCAGCAATCATGGGTCTCAACACAGTTAAGGAAATATTCTTCGAAGAAAGACACATGATTGGGCCAGTCACTGATTCCTGTTGTGTTGGGATCATGGAAATGCACTTATGCATATGTAAAGATACacatacaaaacataaaatataataCTTTAGACTTCTGGTATAATATGATTCATAGTTTACACTAAAACGTATGAATTATGAAAATCACAACAAATTATGTTTTCATAAATCCTCAGATTAATTAGCATAATGCAACATGCTGGATGGGAATATATGTTTTTATTGAAAGTAATGAAATGCTATTAAAATTTTTTTACTCTTTTCTAGTTGGCTTTGGGACTTCTTCAAATTGGATTCATTGTTATTTACCTATCTGAGCCCTTAATTAATGGTTTCACGACTGCTGCCGCCGTTGAAGTTGTGATATCACAACTGAAATACATTTTTGGTCTTAAAGTCAGTTCAATTAGTGGGCCACTTGCAAATTTTTATGTAAGTAGCTTATACAGGACTGTATCATTATTAATTATATTGTGAGGAGCAGGGGAAAAGTAACATTTATTATGGATGATAGGAATTATGCCACCTAGATTATTCTCTACTCTAAATGAGGACCTGTTGGCAATTATCTGATCCCTGTGTGTCCAGCAGCTAAAACCTACCACAATAAGTTGGTAGAAGCTGCGTACGGCTTTATATAAAATGTGGTATTACTTGgtacccattgaaattaatgtgcaaCCAGGTAATCCATGGTCATTTTGAGTCCTTTAGAGTAGGATCCACTCTTTGAAGTGGTGTCTACCTGCCCTAATAAGGTACAGTACATGGTACAGTGTACTAATGGGACAACAACTTTAATACACTTGCTTGACTCAAAACTACATAGTAAAATAATACATTCATGAAAAGTGAACActagcagggccggactgggactaaaAAACGGCCCTAGCACACATACCACACCAGTCCACATGAATAACTACAAATTTACAAACTGTAACACGAAATGAGGACAGCACTCCCCATGCATATACACGTGTAAAGGGGCCCATGCAAAACAGACCCGAAACAGGTTAATTTCAACATCGTTTTTGCTGTATCTTGGCAACACAGGGTTATAACATTATTCTTGTTAACCACAACCGTCAAGCAGTCTGGACTGAGATTGGGAATGTCGATGTTGCACGATTTCCACTTCAGAGTGTTTGCTCCTAGCAACACGTTCACCGATTGAGAGGCAAAGAACACACCTCTGTGGATCACTACCTGGTTGGTCATACGCCAGCGCTGTCTGTTGTTAGGGGTCACTGCAGTTCCACTTGTCACAGCAGTTCCACTTGTCCAGTCGTGGAAATTGGCCCTAGGCTGGGCAGCCTATATCTAAACAATGTATTAGCCAATCTGGATTCTGACGGACCCGACAAATGGCCAGTGTGGGTCTGAACACTAGGATGTCTCCAGAAGATATTTGAGTAAAATTATATTGAAATTACGTCCTACTACAACCTCTGAGTTGTACAAAGCTGTAGTTTGGCACCCATAAATCTCTGTGCGTCCCTACTGTATCGCTATgactttgattttttttctgtcatgCCATTAGATTCAATATTATAgagctattctcccctaaaagcattgTTGTTATGGAAGAATATGTTCGTAATACAAAGCCATACGGATGGAACCATACAGCGGAATAGGAGTGCCTGTGACTTTGTACTATGGAGCGTAGTACGATGCCACAGGAACTCCGTGTACCTCTGCACAGCATCAATGCACACAGCTTTGCCATGTGCAAGCCTTAAATGTATGCGATTCTTCCTACCTGTTTAATGGTGCAATGTAACTAATGGATTTCAATTTTCTGATCCACATTTGCCCTACCTGTTGTTATAGTTTAATGCAGATGTTTATAAATAAAgaatgacaaaaaaatatatataaatataaatatatatatatatatatatatatataaaatttttatttttttcattgtctTCTGAATTCATAACTTTGAGCTTTTTCACTATACTAGTTATTAATTAATTTTATCATTTTCTTAGGTACTGAAGAGTATATTTACTCAAATAACTAAAACCAATGTTGCTGATCTTGTCATAGCAATTATCGTAATGATCTGTGTGTACATTGTGAAGGAACTCAACAATCGTTATAAGTCAAAACTGCCAGTGCCAATTCCTATAGAAATCATAATGGTGAGTACTGCTACCATCTTTGTTGACTGACATCGGCAGTGCCTGTTACATAACACGAATATGCATGACATTTAAAGTTTAGGTTCACGTTAAGTAGGAATTTTAATGAAGTGCTGGTAAACCTAATCCTGCAGCCTCATCTCCTTGTCAGAACTGAAATGTGTTGATTGTTGCACGTCAGACTGGCTGGGATGTCTGGACCACCCCATCATAGCTGTTTGTAGACAGTTAGGGGGCGGTCCAGACTACATAGAAAAATTGCCGCGCAACAACCCACACACTTTTAATTTCAACCCTAACCACCAGATGAGTGTACAATAGGAGAAGAAAGACGGAACTCTAAGGTAAAAAGTAGATtacaaataaatgtaatttaaGGTTTCCTATCTATTGAAAGACCTTTTAAAATGAACAAAATGTGAATTATCTTAAGTTCATTGAGTGTTTATGGCAGTATATCTTATGTGATATCTCCTGTTTCTTTTTATTTGCAGACAATAATTGCTGCAGGGGTGTCCTATGCATTTACTTTCAAAGTCAAATATGGAGTAAATATTGTAGGACCCATACAAAGAGGGTAAATATTTCATGTGTTAAAGGTAATCTGACCTTAGTACAGGGCTTTAGAGCCATGTTTGTACAATAGACCAATTGGTGGTTTGTTGAAGCCTACAGTCCTTTCAGGAAGGAAGGTTGTGGTATGTAACAAGCAGAATAGGGATGTGGACAAGTAAGTTATTGCCCCCTTTCTCTACGTACCCCTAGACGACTATAATGACTGCCTTGAAAATATATACATCTACTTAACTGATGTTTATTTACGTTTTTTCTCATTTTGTcctgaaaaattacatttaattCAGAAGTCTTTGCTTGAGAGCACCCAAAGACCCTTTGGTATAGAAAATCCATAGGCCACCCGACTGTTCCCTTTGGCCTCTACGAGATCACATTTGGACTTTTGAGATGTTAACACTTTAAACTCCCATACAAATGATCTAGTGTTATAAAGGcgcaaaaattcttttttttctaattgaaAATAATTTATATTATGTTCCATTTCCGATacatattaatcttttttttaCACAGATATCAGGCCCCAGTTGCACCAAGTCTAGAGGTTTTTCAAGCATGCATTGCTAATTCTTTCTCCATTGCAATTGTTGGATTTGCTGTGGCCTTTTCAGTTGCTAAGGTGTATGCCATCAAACATAATTACACTATAAATGGGAACCAGGTATGAAACGTGTTCCAAATAAGCGTGTCAAATAAGAATAAACAGATCCATGCAGTATTGTTTTTGCATATGTAAATTGACGTACCTTTGTAGGCTCTGTATTCTTAAACCTagaaccataagggtatgttcacacggttactAAAAtacgtatgaaaatacggagctgttttcagagaaaacagcctctgattttcaggcgttttttttaatttggttcttttaatttggagcttcttttgaggcttcttttcaggcgttttttgaggcgtttttcatagtgttcaatggaaaatcagctccaaaaaatgcctcaagaagtgacatgctacttctttttacagagcgtctttttacgctccgttttttaaaacagaggcgtaaaaagacgccctgtatgaactaaacgctgtttttctcattgatttcaatgggcagatgtttgtaggcgttcagcttccattttattcaggcatttttcgaggcgtaaacgccatgagatacacctgaaaacactgcgtgtgaacatacccttacagagaatacctccgtaatacaccatgccacaatttttttttgaatCTGTGAGGAAAAAAACTTATGGGTGCCCCCCGTATAAAATCGGAGGTAAAGTATGTAGGTACTGTATGGGTTCATTGAACTCCATGGCCACCACATTACACCCCCTGTACCGTAGCGATTCATAAAACGACCGTCTGAATGAGTTTTTACTGCCACTTTGCCACATAGAAAGTTACATAGGTAACTATTATAAGATTAGTTGTTACTGCTGTTTCTCTGAGATAAGGCATTGCACGTTTAAAGTGTGACATTATCGGAGCCATACGGAGGTATAAGTACAAttctgtatgtttgtgtttcatctACTTGTTTGATAAATATTGTTCGtgctttgatttatttattttatctttGCATTAGGAGTTAATAGCATTTGGACTGagtaatatactgtgtgggtcaTTTAAAGGATTTGCTGCAAGCACATCTTTATCGAGATCATCTGTACAAGAAAGCACTGGTGGCAAAACCCAGGTAGAAAAGATACTATAATTTTGAAATTCTCAATTATGCTTTATGTATCCTGTTTTAAATACATACTGGGGCAGATATGCTAATATTatcttaaatttagacagctta from Rhinoderma darwinii isolate aRhiDar2 chromosome 3, aRhiDar2.hap1, whole genome shotgun sequence carries:
- the LOC142749350 gene encoding chloride anion exchanger-like, whose protein sequence is MEETMNDSLENKYLVARTIYSEDSFTADHEIVERHHTTALDLLKRTCSCSSKKAKRIALSFFPIISWLPTYRFKEWILSDIISGVTTGLVAVLQGLAYALLANVSPGYGLYTSFFPVVVYFFLGTSKHISAGPFPIVSLMVGSVVASLVPDDTMSNGNSTITNTTAENLLNDQRIIVAASLTFLVGIIQLALGLLQIGFIVIYLSEPLINGFTTAAAVEVVISQLKYIFGLKVSSISGPLANFYVLKSIFTQITKTNVADLVIAIIVMICVYIVKELNNRYKSKLPVPIPIEIIMTIIAAGVSYAFTFKVKYGVNIVGPIQRGYQAPVAPSLEVFQACIANSFSIAIVGFAVAFSVAKVYAIKHNYTINGNQELIAFGLSNILCGSFKGFAASTSLSRSSVQESTGGKTQVAGIISGLLVLIVILAIGYLLEPLPKSVLAAVIVVNLKGMLMKFNEIPAIFKKDKFDCLVWILTFIASIVLGLDLGLAVGVGIELLTVVFRVQFPKFAEIANIEKTDIYRNRKDYSDIWEPKGLKIFRCPSPLFFANSSFFKDKLIAAAGFNPLWVLRKRNKALRKLKKLVKKGELHVTSKGVICTSNDYKESDDEDELDNNTIEELDQPINTADLPIVVDWNADLPNNIHVPRIDLHSLILDFGAVSFIDISGMKALKGILKEFIKVDVDTYIVAADYSVVEKLKRSSFFDDEIKTSMLFLTVHDAVLQVLENKGMGHTLKTGLSKEAVNLSSVNGVVKQNIHTELRGGLETRF